One Papaver somniferum cultivar HN1 chromosome 10, ASM357369v1, whole genome shotgun sequence genomic window carries:
- the LOC113316445 gene encoding uncharacterized protein LOC113316445 has product MSQIAVDIEGNTFHKKPLQKFTLPKKHKSNLGFSLLIQGEGEEEEEVILAMLTLFELLDPYLFSASQFCCSSVAVFIQIQGCLICLTLALGWALAAYVRKREVKRMRRSFKDGNTFAFLCHNINELEHSFQSKLPRVSVIMPLKGFGEHNLQNWRSQITSLYGGPLEFLFVVESTEDPAYEAVCMLLENFNDDIETHIVVAGLSTTCSQKIHNQLVGVEKMHKDTKYVLFLDDDVRLHPGSVGALTAEMEKNPDIFIQTGYPLDLPSGTFGSYCIYEYHMPCSMGFATGGKTFFLWGGCMMMHADDFRKDLYGVVTGLRDGGYSDDMTLAAIAGQHKRLITSPPVAVFPHPLASDLSFPRYWNYLRKQTFVLESYINRVNWIMNRALFAVHFYLSWGFVAPYIMAMIHTAAALRVYFRGYSFDGTSATGGLVLVGCLAISTLIELFSMWNLTKVEIQLCNDLSPEGPPVSLGSYNWVLIFLAMLVDNFLYPISAIKSHFGQSINWSGVRYHLRNGKISKIDRKKESAFRYSDLAGKYLYGYKGAKNASFISYLTGGLVRRHQRRQSQD; this is encoded by the exons ATGAGTCAA ATAGCTGTTGACATTGAAGGTAATACATTTCATAAAAAGCCTCTGCAGAAATTCACTCTTCCT AAAAAACAtaaatcaaatctagggttttctttgttgattcaaggagaaggagaagaagaagaagaagtcataTTAGCAATGTTGACATTATTCGAACTTCTTGATCCTTATCTCTTTTCAGCTAGTCAATTTTGTTGCAGTTCTGTTGCTGTTTTCATCCAGATCCAG GGATGTTTGATTTGCTTGACACTTGCTCTTGGATGGGCTTTGGCTGCTTATGTCAG AAAGAGAGAAGTTAAGCGTATGAGGCGTAGTTTTAAGGATGGAAATACCTTTGCATTCCTTTGCCATAATATCAATGAACTCGAGCATTCTTTTCAGAGCAAGTTACCAAGAGTGTCAGTTATCATGCCTCTAAAGGGGTTTGGAGAACACAATCTACAGAATTGGAGAAGCCAG ATCACTTCTCTTTATGGTGGTCCCTTAGAATTTCTGTTTGTGGTGGAAAGTACAGAAGATCCTGCCTATGAAGCTGTTTGTATGCTGCTCGAAAATTTTAAT GATGATATCGAGACGCATATTGTTGTAGCTGGGTTGTCGACTACATGCAGTCAAAAAATTCACAATCAGTTA GTTGGTGTCGAGAAAATGCATAAAGATACCAAGTATGTCTTGTTTCTGGATGATGATGTTAGGCTACACCCTGGATCCGTTGGAGCCCTCACTGCTGAGATGGAAAAAAATCCCGAT ATATTTATTCAAACTGGATATCCTCTTGATTTGCCTTCTGGAACTTTTGGAAGCTATTGCATTTATGAATATCATATG CCTTGCTCGATGGGGTTTGCTACTGGTGGGAAAACCTTCTTTTTGTGGGGAGGATGCATGATG ATGCATGCAGATGACTTCAGAAAGGACCTGTATGGCGTAGTCACCGGACTCAGAGATGGTGGATACTCTGATGATATGACTCTAGCAGCAATTGCAG GTCAACATAAGAGGCTCATCACATCACCTCCGGTTGCCGTCTTCCCCCACCCTCTTGCAAGTGATCTTAGTTTCCCAAG GTATTGGAATTATTTAAGGAAGCAGACATTTGTACTTGAATCGTACATCAATAGAGTCAACTGGATCATGAATCGTGCTTTATTTGCCGTTCACTTCTACTTATCATGGGGATTTGTTGCACCATACATCATGGCAATGATTCATACAGCAGCAGCATTACGAGTATATTTCAGAGGTTATTCATTTGATGGAACCTCTGCCACTGGTG GGTTGGTACTTGTGGGTTGTTTAGCGATATCCACTTTGATAGAACTTTTTTCAATGTGGAACCTGACGAAGGTTGAGATTCAGCTCTGCAACGATTTGTCTCCAGAAGGACCTCCTGTTTCCCTTGGTTCTTATAACTGGGTACTT ATCTTTCTTGCAATGCTGGTAGACAACTTCTTGTACCCTATATCAGCAATAAAATCTCATTTCGGTCAGTCTATCAATTGGTCTGGTGTTCGATACCACTTGAGGAATGGAAAAATTAGCAAG ATTGACAGAAAGAAAGAATCGGCATTCAGGTATTCAGATttggcaggaaaatatctctatGGATACAAAGGAGCTAAAAATGCGTCATTCATCAGTTACTTGACAGGAGGTTTGGTACGACGGCACCAACGCAGGCAATCCCAAGATTAA
- the LOC113317287 gene encoding auxin-responsive protein IAA2-like, protein MEGGSSSEQYHQWMLRENHDFAEEKKLELTLGPPGDDQVHHHHQVHNYMNSSGTHNYSNQNLSFPWCSNSSSTTPSGPSPIIFHTQQKQYLDFAAATPQQNLCAGCSEKAVELQNNNKTDNNKACFAAATPAAATITAANNSISQKRTSTTAAAAPVVGWPPIRSYRKNLSNSATKQVAELEKGKMPKENCVKPPENCRRKGLFVKINMDGVPIGRKVDIDAYDSYDKLSFAVDELFRSLLAAERDTSSCGIHNKKVEVKAITGLLDCGGEYTLVYEDNEGDRMLVGDVPWDMFASTVKRLRVLKSSELSTLCLCSSKQDSTIRASAVK, encoded by the exons ATGGAAGGAGGAAGTTCATCAGAACAGTATCATCAATGGATGTTAAGAGAAAATCATGATTTTGCTGAAGAGAAGAAGCTTGAACTGACTTTAGGTCCACCAGGTGATGatcaagttcatcatcatcatcaagtgcATAACTACATGAACTCATCAGGAACCCACAACTACAGCAACCAGAATCTTTCATTTCCATGGTGTTCTAActcttcatcaacaacaccatCTGGTCCATCTCCTATAATTTTTCATACTCAGCAGAAGCAGTATCTTGATTTTGCAGCAGCAACCCCACAACAAAATCTTTGTGCAGGATGTTCTGAAAAAGCAGTAGAGTTGCAGAACAACAACAAGACTGACAATAACAAGGCATGTTTTGCAGCAGCAACTCCTGCTGCTGCAACAATTACAGCTGCAAACAACAGTATTTCCCAGAAAAG GACTAgtactactgctgctgctgcaccagtTGTTGGATGGCCACCAATTCGGTCATATAGGAAAAATCTTTCAAATTCTGCAACAAAGCAAGTTGCTGAATTAGAGAAGGGAAAGATGCCCAAGGAGAATTGTGTGAAGCCTCCAGAAAATTGCAGGAGGAAAGGTTTGTTTGTGAAGATCAACATGGATGGAGTTCCAATTGGAAGGAAAGTTGATATTGATGCTTATGATAGTTATGATAAGCTTTCTTTTGCTGTTGATGAGCTCTTCAGATCTCTTCTTGCAG CTGAAAGAGACACTTCTAGCTGTGGAATTCATAACAAGAAAGTTGAAGTTAAAGCAATTACGGGTTTATTAGACTGTGGCGGAGAATATACTCTGGTTTATGAGGATAATGAAGGAGATAGGATGCTGGTTGGTGATGTCCCATGGGA TATGTTTGCTTCCACAGTAAAGAGGTTGCGTGTATTGAAGAGCTCTGAACTTTCTACATTATGCC TTTGCAGCAGTAAGCAAGACAGTACAATTCGCGCCTCTGCAGTTAAATGA
- the LOC113317286 gene encoding uncharacterized protein LOC113317286 gives MYSNFMKSQAFPLVFRVSTRPICLKPSINTHPFSNGFFLNPMEAIKTRKFSSGSVSRTRNSSVIRARGSSSYQRDFNGNNRGRNGGNRTNRVSKLEKASAEVSTRSSWEDAADNFFDKHGGRESVELIAKARTGGNGENRQGRIVIERNEDRVASDGKGEEIGGADFGGDKGRTRYTRVTDRDNGSERRDSGRWNRENGSERRESGRWNRENGSERPAGGRWNREGGSEMRESGRWNRENGSERPAGGRWNREGGSEMRESGRWNRDNGSERPAAGRWNRDNDSAKAEFGRGNRENGSENPEFGRWNNGSWGRNAWKEATESTLPKMVGEGIYGVGPVLAALSAGRREFYTLHVQEGLDLSSNNKKKKDKKGFEKVLKIAEKLGLTVIHTPKHDLNMIVDNRPHQGLVLDASPLEMVRVRELEPVSVEGEKAPLWVALDEVTDPQNLGAIIRSSYFFGAEGVVLCAKNSAPLSGVVSKASAGSLELMELRDCKNMMQFLASSADNGWRVLGGSVSSRAVPLNEVPVGVPTILVLGSEGTGLRPLVERSCTDLIRIPGNIPEDISAADAEDENTEQVDRASSGEEFRSFLAVESLNVSVAAGVLLHHLVGVGNTNSSVANSEVNVLE, from the coding sequence ATGTATTCTAACTTCATGAAATCTCAAGCATTTCcattagtttttagggtttcaacAAGACCCATATGTCTTAAACCCTCAATCAATACTCACCCTTTCTCAAATGGGTTTTTCTTAAACCCTATGGAAGCTATCAAAACTCGAAAATTCTCATCTGGGTCTGTTAGTAGAACTAGAAATTCCTCAGTGATTAGAGCTAGGGGTTCCTCTTCTTATCAAAGAGATTTTAATGGTAATAATAGAGGTAGAAATGGAGGCAATAGAACTAATAGAGTTAGCAAATTGGAGAAAGCAAGTGCTGAAGTGTCTACTCGTTCTTCTTGGGAAGATGCTGCTGATAATTTCTTTGATAAACATGGTGGAAGAGAGTCAGTGGAGTTGATTGCTAAGGCTAGAACAGGAGGTAATGGAGAAAATCGTCAAGGAAGGATTGTGATTGAAAGGAATGAGGATAGGGTGGCTTCTGATGGAAAAGGTGAAGAAATTGGTGGTGCTGATTTTGGAGGGGATAAGGGTAGAACTAGGTATACAAGAGTGACAGATAGAGACAATGGTTCTGAAAGACGCGATTCTGGCAGATGGAATAGAGAGAATGGTTCTGAAAGACGCGAGTCTGGTAGATGGAATAGAGAGAATGGTTCTGAAAGACCTGCTGGCGGTAGATGGAATAGAGAGGGCGGTTCTGAAATGCGTGAGTCGGGGAGATGGAATAGAGAGAATGGTTCTGAAAGACCTGCTGGCGGTAGATGGAATAGAGAGGGTGGTTCTGAAATGCGTGAGTCGGGGAGATGGAATAGAGATAATGGTTCTGAAAGACCTGCGGCTGGTAGATGGAATAGAGATAATGATTCTGCAAAAGCTGAATTTGGTAGAGGGAATAGGGAGAATGGTTCTGAAAACCCTGAATTCGGTAGATGGAATAATGGAAGTTGGGGTAGAAATGCATGGAAAGAAGCTACTGAGTCGACCTTGCCGAAGATGGTAGGTGAAGGGATTTATGGAGTTGGACCTGTTTTAGCTGCGTTGTCAGCTGGAAGAAGAGAGTTCTATACTTTACATGTCCAAGAAGGTTTGGATTTGAGTAGcaataacaagaagaagaaggacaagaaAGGGTTCGAGAAGGTTTTGAAGATAGCTGAGAAATTGGGATTAACTGTTATACATACTCCGAAACATGATCTGAATATGATTGTGGATAATCGGCCGCATCAGGGATTAGTACTAGATGCTTCCCCATTGGAGATGGTAAGGGTACGGGAATTGGAACCTGTATCAGTTGAAGGAGAAAAGGCCCCTCTTTGGGTTGCTTTAGATGAAGTTACAGACCCTCAAAATTTGGGGGCCATTATTCGATCTTCTTATTTCTTTGGAGCTGAAGGCGTGGTACTATGTGCAAAAAATTCTGCTCCATTAAGTGGTGTGGTGAGTAAAGCTAGTGCAGGATCTCTAGAATTAATGGAGCTCAGAGATTGCAAGAATATGATGCAGTTCTTAGCATCATCTGCGGATAATGGTTGGCGGGTTCTTGGAGGATCAGTTTCTTCAAGAGCTGTTCCTTTGAATGAGGTTCCAGTGGGTGTTCCTACAATTCTTGTATTGGGAAGTGAAGGGACTGGGTTGAGGCCTTTGGTTGAGAGATCTTGTACTGACTTGATTAGAATCCCTGGAAATATTCCTGAGGATATTTCTGCTGCGGATGCTGAAGACGAAAACACTGAGCAGGTTGATCGTGCCTCCTCGGGGGAGGAATTTCGATCTTTTCTGGCCGTGGAGAGCTTAAATGTCAGTGTTGCTGCTGGTGTGCTTCTTCATCATTTGGTTGGAGTCGGTAACACCAATTCTTCAGTAGCtaacagtgaagtaaatgtgctTGAGTGA